One Rhodospirillales bacterium DNA segment encodes these proteins:
- a CDS encoding isoprenyl transferase, which produces MSTDTQESHDSGDAKSPPRHVAIIMDGNGRWAKARNLPRTMGHRQGAEAVRQTVKGALEQGIAYITLFGFSSENWSRPENEISDLMKLLVRYLRSEVADLHKNNVRFRVIGDRTAFSDEIRSLIEDGEALTQGNTKLHLTIALNYGGRSDITQAVRNLVSGAMAGTVKLDEITEEYFSDCLYTKDIPDPDVLIRTSGEQRISNFLLWQCAYTEFVFLETLWPDFSKNDLEQAVNEFNRRDRRFGNAGA; this is translated from the coding sequence ATGTCAACGGATACCCAAGAGAGCCATGACAGTGGGGATGCCAAGTCCCCCCCGCGTCACGTTGCCATCATCATGGATGGGAATGGGCGTTGGGCCAAAGCGCGGAACCTGCCCAGGACCATGGGGCATCGCCAAGGTGCAGAAGCCGTACGCCAAACTGTGAAGGGGGCGTTGGAACAAGGGATTGCTTACATTACCCTGTTCGGTTTTTCGTCTGAAAACTGGAGCCGGCCTGAAAACGAAATTTCTGATTTAATGAAACTTCTGGTTCGCTATTTGCGAAGTGAAGTTGCCGATCTGCATAAGAACAATGTCCGTTTCAGGGTGATCGGAGACCGCACGGCCTTTTCTGATGAAATCAGAAGCTTGATCGAGGATGGTGAAGCCTTAACGCAGGGTAATACCAAACTGCACCTGACCATCGCCCTTAACTATGGGGGACGTTCTGACATCACCCAGGCAGTGCGGAATCTGGTTTCGGGGGCAATGGCCGGCACTGTAAAGCTGGATGAAATTACCGAAGAATATTTTTCAGACTGTCTTTATACAAAAGATATTCCTGACCCCGACGTTTTGATCAGAACATCGGGAGAGCAGAGAATTTCAAATTTTTTATTGTGGCAATGTGCATATACAGAATTTGTTTTTCTGGAAACATTGTGGCCTGATTTTTCAAAGAATGATCTGGAACAGGCCGTCAATGAGTTTAACCGCCGTGATCGACGGTTTGGAAATGCTGGTGCCTAA
- the frr gene encoding ribosome recycling factor produces the protein MAEPDIAGIKRRMEGAVTVLGEEFGGLRTGRASTSLLDRIVVSAYGSDMPLAQVATVSVPEARLLLVNVWDKANAAPTEKAIRESDLGLNPSAEGQVIRVPIPDLSAERREEMVKVAHRFTEQARVSVRNVRRDGMDHVKKDGDLSKDEQHAWSAEIQELTDGFIKKIDVLLSDKEKEIRQI, from the coding sequence ATGGCTGAACCAGATATCGCAGGCATAAAGCGTCGGATGGAAGGCGCGGTTACCGTGCTGGGCGAAGAATTCGGTGGATTGAGAACAGGACGGGCATCAACCAGTCTTCTCGATCGAATTGTTGTGTCTGCTTATGGCTCTGATATGCCGCTAGCACAGGTGGCGACGGTAAGTGTGCCCGAAGCTAGGCTCTTGCTCGTTAATGTCTGGGACAAGGCCAATGCGGCGCCCACGGAAAAGGCCATTCGGGAATCAGACCTTGGCCTTAATCCATCGGCAGAAGGACAGGTTATCCGGGTGCCAATCCCTGATTTGAGTGCTGAACGGCGCGAAGAAATGGTCAAAGTGGCGCATCGGTTTACGGAACAAGCGCGGGTTTCTGTTCGTAACGTTCGCCGCGATGGTATGGATCATGTTAAAAAAGATGGTGATCTTTCCAAAGATGAACAACATGCCTGGTCCGCAGAAATTCAGGAATTGACAGATGGTTTCATAAAAAAAATTGATGTGTTGCTTTCTGATAAGGAAAAAGAAATCAGGCAGATTTAA
- a CDS encoding UMP kinase — protein sequence MPEDPAFKRILLKLSGEALMGEQEFGLEANTLNRIAKEISTVHARGIEIGLVVGGGNIFRGLAGASQGIERGSADFMGMLATVINAIALQNMLENENIPTRVLSAIPMRNVCEPYIRRRAIRHLEKGRVVICAAGSGNPYFTTDTAAALRAAELDCDALLKATQVDGVYSADPKTDPNAQRFERLSYHDVISQDLKVMDTSAIALARENKIPILVFSLHNQGALDDVVHGRGEFTVIDDRDSEQGD from the coding sequence ATGCCTGAGGATCCAGCATTTAAGCGTATTCTTTTAAAGCTATCAGGCGAAGCCCTGATGGGGGAACAGGAATTCGGTCTTGAAGCCAATACGCTCAATCGTATTGCCAAAGAAATTTCGACTGTTCATGCGCGCGGCATCGAAATCGGACTGGTTGTTGGTGGGGGCAATATCTTTCGTGGCCTTGCCGGTGCCAGCCAAGGGATAGAGCGGGGCAGTGCCGATTTTATGGGCATGTTGGCGACCGTGATCAATGCCATTGCCCTTCAAAACATGCTTGAGAATGAAAATATTCCAACCCGGGTCTTATCGGCCATTCCCATGCGGAATGTGTGCGAGCCTTATATACGAAGGCGCGCCATCCGGCATTTGGAAAAGGGCCGGGTCGTAATTTGTGCCGCTGGCAGTGGCAACCCTTATTTCACCACCGATACAGCCGCAGCGCTGCGTGCCGCAGAGCTTGATTGTGATGCACTGTTGAAAGCGACTCAGGTGGATGGCGTTTATTCAGCCGATCCCAAAACAGACCCTAATGCACAACGTTTTGAACGGCTCAGTTATCACGACGTGATCAGCCAGGACCTGAAGGTTATGGATACGTCAGCAATTGCACTGGCGCGGGAGAATAAAATTCCGATTTTGGTCTTTTCGTTACACAATCAGGGCGCTCTTGATGATGTGGTTCATGGTCGGGGTGAATTTACGGTGATTGATGATCGTGACAGTGAACAGGGGGATTGA
- a CDS encoding elongation factor Ts gives MAEITAALVKELREKSGAGMMDCKKALTESDGNIEASVDWLRKKGLAAASKKAGRVAAEGLVAAVADGNSGVVVEVNSETDFVARNEEFQTFVNNVAAAAVACDGDFDALSKADYQGSGKSVADMVTDMVSTIGENMHLRRSAGLKVSDGVISQYVHGAVAPGLGKIAVIVALESSGDKAKLETLGKQLAMHVAAANPQSISVDDLDADLVERERAILSDQAKASGKPDEIIAKMVEGRLRKYYEEVVLGEQVFVVDGETRVSKVLEEAAKDIGVPVKVAGFVRYALGEGIERDETDFAAEVAAQLGG, from the coding sequence ATGGCTGAAATTACAGCGGCACTTGTTAAAGAACTGCGCGAAAAAAGTGGCGCAGGGATGATGGATTGCAAAAAGGCACTGACAGAATCCGACGGGAATATTGAGGCCAGTGTCGACTGGCTGCGCAAAAAAGGTCTCGCTGCGGCTTCAAAGAAGGCGGGCCGGGTTGCAGCCGAAGGTCTTGTTGCAGCCGTTGCTGATGGCAATTCAGGCGTGGTGGTGGAGGTTAATTCCGAAACTGATTTCGTGGCGCGCAATGAAGAATTTCAAACCTTTGTGAACAACGTGGCGGCTGCAGCCGTTGCCTGTGACGGTGATTTTGATGCGCTTTCTAAGGCTGATTATCAAGGCAGTGGAAAATCTGTTGCTGATATGGTTACCGATATGGTGTCGACCATCGGTGAAAATATGCATCTTCGTCGGAGTGCCGGTTTAAAGGTCAGTGATGGTGTCATCAGCCAGTATGTTCATGGGGCCGTTGCCCCGGGGCTTGGCAAAATCGCCGTTATTGTTGCGCTGGAATCCAGTGGCGACAAAGCCAAACTGGAAACGCTGGGAAAGCAGCTGGCCATGCATGTGGCGGCAGCCAATCCTCAGTCTATTTCGGTTGATGATCTTGATGCCGACCTTGTGGAACGTGAACGCGCCATTCTTTCCGATCAGGCAAAAGCATCAGGAAAACCCGATGAAATTATTGCCAAGATGGTAGAGGGCCGCTTGCGCAAATACTATGAAGAGGTTGTTCTTGGCGAACAGGTTTTTGTGGTTGATGGCGAAACCCGGGTCAGCAAGGTTCTGGAAGAAGCCGCCAAGGATATTGGCGTACCGGTTAAAGTTGCTGGGTTCGTGCGTTATGCGCTTGGCGAAGGCATCGAGCGGGATGAAACGGATTTTGCTGCTGAGGTTGCTGCCCAGCTAGGTGGCTGA
- the rseP gene encoding RIP metalloprotease RseP, producing the protein MELLNLIWTNGASFLFILTVIVFFHELGHFALARYHGVRVEMFSVGFGPELFGWTAKSGTRWKVCLLPLGGYVKMFGETASGAEDEDEKDLTPAEKEVSFHCKRVGQRAAIVAAGPIANFVLAILILTVMFSTIGQPYTPADIGKVQVGGVAEAAGLKAGDKISSIDGQAIERFEDVQRVVRMAPDKKLSMVINRAGKEITVLIVPKRRQLVDRFGNKSEIGLIGISRAGTKSVRHGVFQSAWRAVGETWRISTFTMDAVGQIVMGQRSAEDLGGPIRIAQMSGQVAELGLTSVFWFLAVLSINLGLINLFPIPMLDGGHLIFYGIEAVRGSPVSDRIMEYGFRFGLAMILALFVFVTYQDLSRFKVLTNFVEGLFS; encoded by the coding sequence ATGGAATTATTGAATTTGATTTGGACCAATGGCGCGTCTTTTCTTTTTATTCTGACGGTTATTGTATTTTTTCATGAATTGGGGCACTTCGCACTGGCCAGATATCATGGCGTGAGGGTTGAGATGTTTTCTGTTGGTTTCGGCCCTGAACTATTCGGTTGGACCGCAAAAAGCGGGACCCGGTGGAAAGTATGCCTGTTGCCCCTGGGTGGGTATGTGAAAATGTTTGGTGAAACTGCCAGTGGCGCCGAGGATGAAGACGAAAAAGATCTTACACCTGCTGAAAAAGAAGTTTCGTTTCATTGCAAACGGGTGGGCCAGCGCGCCGCAATCGTTGCCGCGGGACCCATTGCCAACTTCGTTCTGGCGATTCTTATTCTGACGGTCATGTTTTCAACAATAGGCCAGCCCTACACGCCTGCCGATATTGGCAAGGTTCAGGTGGGTGGCGTGGCCGAAGCCGCTGGTTTGAAAGCAGGGGACAAAATCAGTTCAATTGATGGTCAGGCAATTGAACGATTTGAAGATGTTCAGCGTGTGGTTCGCATGGCGCCTGATAAGAAACTCTCAATGGTTATCAACCGCGCGGGAAAAGAAATAACCGTTTTGATTGTTCCAAAACGCCGTCAATTGGTGGATCGTTTCGGAAATAAAAGCGAAATTGGCCTTATTGGCATCAGCCGCGCTGGAACCAAATCTGTTCGCCACGGTGTGTTCCAATCGGCGTGGCGCGCTGTTGGTGAAACCTGGCGCATTTCCACATTTACCATGGATGCCGTGGGGCAAATCGTCATGGGGCAACGCTCAGCAGAGGATCTAGGTGGACCAATTCGCATCGCCCAGATGTCTGGACAAGTTGCCGAACTGGGCTTGACCAGCGTGTTCTGGTTTCTGGCGGTGTTATCTATCAACCTTGGTCTGATTAATTTGTTTCCCATTCCAATGCTGGATGGGGGGCATCTGATCTTTTATGGCATCGAGGCTGTTCGAGGCTCGCCGGTGAGTGATCGGATTATGGAATACGGGTTTCGATTTGGCCTGGCGATGATTTTGGCGCTGTTTGTTTTTGTTACCTACCAAGATCTTTCACGTTTTAAAGTTTTAACAAACTTTGTTGAGGGATTGTTTTCTTGA
- a CDS encoding 1-deoxy-D-xylulose-5-phosphate reductoisomerase, which translates to MAVTNPNQNTESRRISILGSTGSVGCNTIDLIKRNRKAYEIEALTARSNVDLLIAQALEFQPQMAVIADDAHFNTLKSALAGTNIAVASGSDALVEAASLPADWVMASIVGAAGLAPTLAAVRRGATIALANKECLVCAGAVMLAEVKKSGATLIPVDSEHSAIFQVFDFDNIDCIDRIILTASGGPFWEMDTSRMAVVTPAQAVAHPNWDMGAKISVDSATMMNKGLELIEASYLFPVPEGRIEVLVHPQSVVHSLVGYTDGSVLAQLGVPDMRTPIAYALAWPGRQDSPVARLDLAEIGNLTFESPDSSRFPALNLAREALKTGGAAPTVLNAANEVAVQEFLAGKLGFLDIMAVVTETLDAYTLGDVLSVEGVITADREARKVAIQVATKFGA; encoded by the coding sequence ATGGCTGTAACGAACCCAAATCAGAACACAGAATCACGGCGCATTTCCATTCTGGGCTCAACGGGATCGGTCGGGTGTAATACCATTGACCTCATCAAACGGAATCGTAAAGCTTATGAAATAGAGGCTCTGACCGCGCGCAGTAATGTTGATCTTTTAATTGCTCAGGCGCTGGAATTTCAGCCTCAAATGGCCGTGATCGCCGATGATGCACATTTCAATACGTTGAAATCGGCACTTGCAGGCACCAATATCGCGGTTGCCTCTGGTTCTGATGCGCTGGTAGAGGCCGCATCATTACCGGCAGATTGGGTCATGGCATCCATTGTTGGCGCCGCAGGACTGGCCCCAACCCTTGCTGCCGTTCGACGTGGGGCAACCATTGCCCTTGCGAACAAGGAATGCCTTGTCTGTGCGGGTGCGGTGATGCTGGCAGAGGTGAAAAAAAGTGGTGCGACCCTTATCCCCGTGGATTCTGAGCACAGCGCCATTTTTCAGGTTTTTGATTTTGATAACATTGACTGCATTGATCGCATCATTCTGACGGCATCTGGCGGCCCCTTTTGGGAAATGGATACATCACGCATGGCCGTCGTGACCCCAGCCCAGGCCGTTGCCCACCCCAATTGGGATATGGGTGCGAAAATCTCCGTAGATTCGGCAACGATGATGAACAAAGGGCTGGAACTGATCGAAGCCAGCTATCTGTTTCCCGTTCCTGAAGGCCGTATAGAGGTGCTGGTTCACCCCCAATCTGTGGTGCATTCTCTTGTTGGCTACACCGATGGTTCTGTCCTTGCACAGCTGGGAGTGCCTGATATGCGGACCCCAATAGCCTATGCTCTGGCCTGGCCTGGCCGACAAGATTCTCCAGTGGCCAGGCTAGATCTTGCGGAAATCGGAAATTTGACCTTCGAAAGCCCTGATTCCAGCAGGTTTCCAGCCCTCAATCTTGCAAGAGAAGCCTTGAAAACAGGGGGGGCGGCCCCTACAGTCCTCAACGCAGCGAATGAGGTGGCGGTGCAGGAATTTTTGGCTGGGAAACTAGGTTTTCTCGATATTATGGCAGTCGTAACAGAAACCCTGGATGCCTATACTCTGGGAGATGTTTTGAGCGTTGAAGGGGTGATCACTGCTGATCGGGAAGCCCGTAAAGTAGCAATACAGGTTGCGACAAAATTTGGCGCTTAA
- a CDS encoding phosphatidate cytidylyltransferase, whose translation MSLTAVIDGLEMLVPKNKFSALLTRVLSALILMPVVLGAIYYGGIWFTVLLSVLAVLMAKEWAHLVSGGRLAVSSVVALITGTVIVMGAAMNGHLAYALILSVVVGGVVGFLDRSQLALDRLISGFGVPYICIPLISAWWLVTAGSGEGRNVMFWILSVVWLTDTGAYAAGKLIGGPKLAPRISPNKTWAGLLGGMLAASIVAASVAVWTGFADPWQIIWQSGLFAALSQGGDLFESAIKRHYDVKDSGAIIPGHGGLFDRIDGLLVALPLVALMQWVSLFLGGNGVFQWL comes from the coding sequence ATGAGTTTAACCGCCGTGATCGACGGTTTGGAAATGCTGGTGCCTAAAAACAAATTTTCCGCTCTATTGACCCGCGTTCTGTCCGCGCTCATTTTGATGCCTGTGGTTCTTGGGGCCATTTACTATGGCGGCATTTGGTTCACCGTCTTGTTGTCGGTTCTGGCTGTTTTAATGGCCAAAGAATGGGCGCATCTGGTTTCTGGTGGCCGCCTAGCAGTATCTTCTGTCGTTGCCTTGATTACAGGGACCGTCATTGTGATGGGTGCTGCAATGAATGGCCATTTGGCTTACGCGCTTATTCTGTCCGTGGTGGTGGGTGGTGTGGTTGGCTTTCTTGACCGAAGCCAGCTTGCCCTTGATCGTCTGATATCAGGTTTTGGGGTGCCCTATATTTGTATTCCGCTGATTTCTGCATGGTGGCTTGTCACCGCTGGATCGGGAGAGGGTCGCAACGTCATGTTCTGGATTCTTAGCGTTGTATGGTTAACCGATACCGGGGCTTATGCGGCGGGAAAATTGATTGGCGGCCCAAAATTGGCACCAAGGATCAGCCCCAATAAAACCTGGGCGGGGCTTTTGGGTGGCATGTTGGCGGCATCAATTGTTGCAGCCAGCGTGGCCGTGTGGACGGGCTTTGCTGATCCCTGGCAGATAATCTGGCAATCTGGCTTGTTTGCAGCCCTTTCACAGGGGGGGGATCTGTTTGAATCCGCCATCAAGCGGCATTATGATGTAAAGGATTCTGGCGCTATTATACCCGGGCATGGTGGGTTGTTTGATCGAATTGACGGATTGCTTGTTGCCCTTCCACTGGTGGCACTGATGCAGTGGGTGAGCCTCTTTCTTGGTGGGAATGGTGTTTTTCAATGGCTGTAA